In Haemorhous mexicanus isolate bHaeMex1 chromosome 6, bHaeMex1.pri, whole genome shotgun sequence, a single window of DNA contains:
- the C6H11orf96 gene encoding uncharacterized protein C11orf96 homolog — protein MAAKPAELMGICSSYQAVMPHFVCVSEEFPPPARPAKTPKGKLRRPRQSRFKTQPVTFDEIQEVEEEGVSPMEEEKAKKSFLQSLECLRRSTQNLCLQRDRLGSCRLRNSLDSSDSDSAL, from the coding sequence ATGGCCGCGAAGCCGGCCGAGCTGATGGGCATCTGCTCCAGCTACCAGGCGGTGATGCCGCACTTTGTCTGCGTCTCCGAGGAGTTCCCGCCGCCTGCCCGCCCCGCCAAGACCCCCAAGGGCAAGCTGCGGCGGCCGCGGCAGTCGCGCTTCAAGACGCAGCCGGTGACTTTCGACGAGATccaggaggtggaggaggagggggtgTCCCCCATGGAGGAAGAGAAGGCCAAGAAGTCCTTCCTGCAGTCGCTGGAGTGCCTGCGGCGGAGCACCCAGAACCTGTGCCTGCAGCGGGACCGCCTGGGCAGCTGCCGCCTCCGCAACAGCCTCGACTCCAGCGACTCGGACTCGGCCCTCTGA